One window of Ziziphus jujuba cultivar Dongzao chromosome 5, ASM3175591v1 genomic DNA carries:
- the LOC107420364 gene encoding kinesin-like protein KIN-7J isoform X4 → MEIYNEAVRDLLSSASTQLRLLDDPEKGTVVEKLTETVLRDSNHLHELLSVCEVQRKVGETALNEASSRSHQILRLTIESSAREYGDSEKQSTLAATVNLVDLAGSERSSQALSAGARLKEGSHINRSLLTLGTVIRKLSKKNRHIPYRDSKLTRILHNSLGGNARTAIICTLSPARSHVEQSRNALFFASCAKEVTTNAKVNVVVSDKVLVKQLQRELAKLEAELRYLTSKSTTHDSATLLKEKELLIQQMDKEIKELTRQRDLAQSQVKTMLTPVVENRASRVDNNSSSGFDYFHLDTKARDVSKHIDRPRLSNSSNHQRQLSQNSEDNFLLDCSTPKFAGPDPCQGWEEVAQSVDEGEAICKEVRCIEKEDSRVDHKREALPHGEVPDSTYEAMKRKIQDMQRTIDCLINLYPQEQSPCYSEATMSSSTSLMLTRSKSCKAVVVSSPSSSNYFKEAEQYLETTPDGSGNGRAQGSLWKPSMSNNDSNIGILSRKDSPASVLSVSPHTRKISDFYITYGNELSGGDEGSGQKFSSANNGKLSRKESLETEMEMEYTESVNNLEDTFQEDCSGREGLRKKLFKSKFTAKFGKLSKKQSGTSIMSAPLERQVTEEDSSGDDTVSVLNSVSGRSRKSKPYYDVDSDNLDKKVPDRKLNRGKTKVASSEVQCSLKPKSNWPFEFEIRRREIIKLWNACNVPLIHRTYFFLLYKGDPSDAVYLEVEVRRLAVLKDTFAKEKNTKREKKDSKALTPASSLKELNREREMLSKKVHKKFSKKERERLYQEWGIRLDTKQRSLQLARCLWSDIQDLDHFKRSAGLIAKLVGFEEQNQAPKEIFAISFLPRPVNQKSFGWKDSMSTL, encoded by the exons ATGGAGATCTATAATGAAGCTGTGAGAGACCTCCTTAGCTCTGCTAGCACTCAACTCAGACTTCTAGATGATCCAGAG AAAGGGACTGTTGTTGAGAAACTTACGGAGACGGTCTTGAGGGACAGCAACCATTTGCATGAGCTTCTTTCCGTATGCGAAG TCCAAAGGAAGGTAGGAGAAACCGCTCTGAACGAAGCTAGCTCCAGGTCTCATCAAATTTTAAGACTG ACAATTGAAAGTTCAGCTCGTGAGTATGGAGACTCTGAGAAGCAAAGCACTCTTGCAGCAACTGTG AACTTAGTTGATCTTGCTGGGAGTGAGCGTTCTTCTCAGGCATTATCAGCAGGTGCAAGATTGAAAGAAGGTAGCCACATAAATCGCAGTTTATTGACCCTGGGAACTGTAATTCGCAAATTAAG CAAGAAGAACAGACACATACCTTACAGAGATTCCAAGCTAACACGGATACTGCACAACTCTTTGGGAGGCAATGCCCGAACAGCAATCATTTGCACTTTGAGCCCCGCACGCAGTCACGTTGAGCAATCAAGAAATGCCCTCTTCTTTGCAAGTTGTGCGAAAGAGGTGACTACTAATGCAAAGGTCAATGTAGTAGTCTCGGATAAGGTATTAGTAAAGCAATTACAAAGAGAATTGGCCAAACTGGAGGCTGAGCTGCGGTACTTGACTTCAAAATCCACTACTCATGATTCTGCTACATTACTAAAAGAGAAAGAACTTCTAATTCAACAG ATGGATAAAGAGATAAAAGAATTGACTCGGCAGCGAGACCTTGCACAATCTCAGGTTAAGACAATGCTAACACCAGTTGTAGAAAACCGAGCTTCAAGAGTAGATAATAACTCATCAAGTGGCTTTGATTATTTTCATCTGGACACCAAAGCACGAGACGTGTCAAAACACATTGATAGACCCAGATTATCTAATTCTAGCAACCACCAGCGACAACTTTCTCAGAATTCTGAGGACAACTTTCTGCTTGACTGCAGCACTCCTAAGTTTGCTGGGCCTGATCCATGTCAAGGATGGGAGGAGGTTGCTCAAAGTGTTGATGAAGGAGAGGCTATCTGCAAGGAAGTTCGATGCATTGAAAAGGAAGATTCAAGAGTGGACCATAAGAGAGAAGCTTTACCTCATGGTGAAGTACCAGATTCGACTTATGAGGCCATGAAGCGAAAAATTCAGGACATGCAAAGGACAATTGACTGTCTCATCAATCTTTATCCTCAAGAGCAATCTCCTTGTTATTCTGAAGCTACCATGTCTAGCTCTACAAGCTTGATGTTGACAAGAAGCAAAAGTTGCAAGGCAGTTGTTGTCTCAAGTCCTTCGTCTTCTAATTATTTCAAGGAGGCAGAACAGTATCTAGAGACAACACCTGATGGTTCAGGGAACGGAAGAGCACAGGGCTCTTTGTGGAAGCCTTCTATGTCAAACAATGATTCCAACATTGGAATTTTGTCCAGAAAAGATTCCCCTGCTTCTGTTTTGAGTGTTTCCCCTCATACAAGAAAGATCTCAGACTTTTATATAACGTATGGGAATGAACTTTCTGGCGGAGATGAAGGCTCTGGGCAGAAATTTTCTAGTGCCAATAATGGAAAGTTATCCAGAAAAGAATCTCTGGAGACGGAGATGGAGATGGAGTACACTGAAAGTGTCAATAATCTGGAGGATACATTCCAGGAGGATTGCTCTGGAAGAGAAGGCCTACGTAAGAAGCTTTTTAAATCAAAGTTCACTGCCAAGTTTGGAAAGCTATCCAAAAAGCAATCTGGAACTTCTATTATGAGTGCTCCGCTTGAGAGACAAGTTACCGAAGAGGACTCTTCTGGAGATGATACCGTAAGCGTCCTCAATTCCGTTTCAGGACGGAGTCGAAAGTCTAAACCTTATTATGATGTAGACAGTGACAACTTG GATAAGAAAGTACCAGACAGGAAGCTTAACAGGGGCAAAACAAAGGTTGCGAGTTCGGAAGTGCAGTGCAGTTTGAAACCCAAATCTAATTGGCCCTTCGAATTTGAGATTCGGCGGAGAGAAATAATTAAACTATGGAATGCATGCAACGTACCACTAATCCACAGAACTTATTTCTTCCTTCTATACAAAGGTGATCCCTCGGACGCAGTGTATTTGGAAGTAGAGGTAAGAAGGCTGGCTGTTCTCAAGGACAcatttgcaaaagaaaaaaatacaaagagagaaaagaaagacaGTAAAGCTCTCACCCCCGCGTCAAG TTTGAAGGAACTAAATCGCGAGAGAGAAATGTTAAGCAAGAAAGTACACAAAAAGTTCTCtaaaaaggaaagggaaaggctTTACCAGGAGTGGGGTATTAGACTAGACACGAAGCAGAGGAGCTTACAGTTGGCACGCTGCCTGTGGTCGGATATACAAGATTTGGACCACTTTAAACGAAGTGCGGGCCTGATTGCCAAGTTGGTTGGGTTCGAGGAGCAAAATCAGGCTCCTAAAGAGATATTTGCAATCAGCTTCTTACCTCGACCCGTCAACCAGAAATCTTTCGGGTGGAAAGACAGCATGTCTACTCTgtaa